Below is a genomic region from Kryptolebias marmoratus isolate JLee-2015 linkage group LG12, ASM164957v2, whole genome shotgun sequence.
gttttaatgaaacttcagtGAAGGAATCATTAGGTGTACACGTACAACTGATTGACTCTTTGGTGCtcatccaattcaagatggtcgccacagccagctgacctcgGAAATTACAAAATCTCGGGCCACTTTACAGATGTCGATCTAAAATTAGGTGtaacagtagctgagagtcactcacaataCATGCTCCATTTTCAGGATTTGACCAGAAATGGTTAGAACTTGATTATTCCCCAAACAAGATCATTTTTACGTCTTAAACGCCAACAGGCGTCAGGCGATGAGCGTTCCTTCAAGGCCTTCGGTTTTGGTCCAGATAGATGCGATTCGtccattattacattttttctgATGACTTCATTGTTGTAAAACTATCATCCTGTGTAATTAGTTTCCTGCTTACAGCTAATGGGTGCATTTGGACTCTAATATCTGTGCGGCCCACGCCACATTAGAAATGATTGATCTGCTGTTAAAGCCCTTCTTACACTACTTATTAAAGTCTCAGCACTTTGCCCTTGCAGAGAGACACCGGCAGCTGCTGGATGCACAGTGTGTGTTGACTGTGTTAAACTGAGCCAGCGACAATAacccctcctttttttaatttaaattttagccTAAAATATCTGGCGAGGCGCCGTGCCTGTTTGCTTGTAAATCCTCACAGGAGTGACGAGGCCTCCGTGTCCTCGGCTGCTTTGCAGAAACGCTGCTGCCTTCGACCGGCACTTAAGGATGTCTCGTGGAAGGTTTCTCAGAAAGCTTGGAGGCTGTCCAAATAATAATCTCGAAATGGCCAATTGTCTTTGCTCAGCTGTCTTCGGGAACACTTGTTTCTGCTGACTCTTTAAGAATGAGCTCGTCTTGCAGATTTATTCTCAGATAGGAGAGTTCAATGACAACAGGCACCACCGCGAGGCGGGGGAAGAAAAGGTGCTGAAGATTGAATTGTTTTAGGTGCGTTTCGAGGAACGACATCCACATGGAGCTGCTGCCTCACTGCtgtcagcttgttgtttttatttaaaaaaaactcctgttaaacagaaacagctttaGGCTGAAACGATCGCTATTTGTCTGTGTTATCAGCGCCCTGAAGATGGTCTCGTAgcatgtgtatttgtttttttcctcatccaACTCGAGTGAGGCACTTCAGGGGGAGCCGCTCCGTCTAAATTAACATTCGCATCCTGAGACATTTGCTCACTTCCTAGTCCTTCAAAAAATTCAAGAACAGGCTTGTAAAGATTAATTCAGTTAGCTCAGACATCAAGTCCTCCGTCCTcattatctctctctctctctctctctctctctctctctctctctctctctctctctctctctctctctctctctctctctctctcccagtTTTATCACCACATTTTTAGCAAAGACTCTCGCCTCTTCacttcatcctcttcctcccccttcGTTTGAAAATCCTAAGTGCCCCTTCCTGTCACCTCTCGCTTCCCTCCATTCACCCCTCATAACCCCCTCCATCCTTCGATAGTCCCATCAGCGGAGCTCCTGCTAAATTATGCATGGATTATGTGAGTTATATCCTGTCGCTCTTCATCACCATTGTTTCGTCTCTCCCTTCAGTTACTTTCTGCTAAtggtatctaaaaaaaataaataaataaataaaaccggGCTTGAGCAACTTCTCGTTTTATTAGTTTTCCATATTTAGCTCTTATATTCATCTTCTCTCTTTTATCCATCTCATTCAAACGtgcaaaaaaaacctcagaagAAAAGGAGGGAAGTGAAAACGATATGGGGCGCAGCCTTCGGCGGAGATACGAGGGAGATTCAGGAGAGGAGTCTGGGACGGAGATTTTAAAGGTCCCTCCGGGGGTGAAGCTAGTGCCAGATCTCAGATGTGTCTCAAAATGAACATACGGCGTCGGTCTTTGAACGCCAGCTCCCCTCCGTTTGGCCATATTGACCGTTTATCCCCAGCGTGTCTCACTGTTACGGATTCCACGAGTATCAGAGGGAGAGACGGCCGTCTGAAAGCTTTggaaagggagagagagagagttcaGTGTTTCTGGAGATGAATCGgatccttttttattaattaacattttgaaCGCAGCCAGTTTCAGAGATTAAGggagacttcctgtttggtcGGCGGTTACAAGTCGTTGGAGCGTTCACGCCTTCGGAGTCGCTGAACTCGCTGATCCACATGTCGCCCCTACCTGTTTCCTTCACCTGCTTCAGCACGAGACGCTCTGCCGCCCCTGTGTTAACTGGTAAAAAATTCTGTTTCCTgactcttttgctttttttcaaattcCTCATCTAGAAAAGGCCGAAACGTGAAACAGCAGCCAGTTTTAGCAGCTTAAGTGAcagctgtgtgtgaatgttAAAACACATTGGGAAGCACtttatgtgattaaaaacaCGCTGTTTAAGTGCAAACGCCGCATGAATCACAGGCTAGATGAGACCTGAAGccagttttactgattttgcttgaaatacttttataaaacatcacATCATACTACTTGAATGCTGGGATTaagaacaaaaacctgttttaaactGCAAATATTTGTGCTCGGATGTCGAAAACGGTCCAAAACTGGCTGAAAGATCTGAACCTTTGAGTTTGAATGTTTGAAATGGAAATTACGCAGCAACcctgatttaaaacatgaagaGACGTGAAACTTAGTGTAGAGGAGTTTCACTGCATCACcgtctgtgttttctgtttttatttttattctaatttatcACAGAAAAGCTTTGTTCACTCGTCTCCATGAACGCTTCTCTTTTCTGTCCAGAATCTGGGTCCCGAGAAAGACCCTCCTCCCTTATCTTCAGCATTTAAATGGACTGCTCCATCTTCTGCTGGCTCTCCTGACTCTTGCGCCTCTGTAGAGTCGTTTGCTTTCTCAAATCTGATCTTAGCGAGGCGTGAAGGAGTCCATCTTGGTCAAACTAGAAAAGCCTCATCAAAGAGAAGAGGTGGCCCCAGGCATCAATTATATAATACTTACAGCGCAGCCTTAAATCTCCTTCCCAGGTAGTTTTGCTCCCGTTTGCACCTTAAATCACATGACCAGTGACTCGAGATGTGAGGAAATGGTCAGTAGAACTAAAAACATCTTCAAGAGCCAAAAAAAACTCCAATTAAAAGCTTAATGTTACCTTGACCTTGTTGTTATGACCTACACACATATGctgtttagaataaaataaatgaaatgttaaaatatttcatggctCGTTCTCCGTCTGTTCCTAGGAGCACctctctgctgccccctggtgACCATGTGGAGTGTGAGCGCAGTGATCCTGGCACTCGCCGCCGCCTCCCTCGGCTCGGCAGACTCCGACACGCAGAGACCGCGACACGACTCCAACCTGGAGATCTGTATCCTCCTGCTGTCAGCGGCTGCATAGTcaggaagagtgtgtgtgtgtgtctcggTGTCGGCGTTCACATGTTGCTCATGTTTCTCCCTGACCTCCCGTCAGACAAGCGGCTGTTTGAGACCAAGAGGAAAGACCAACTGAACGCTCTGAAGAATCTCGTGGAGCTGAACGACATCAACCAGCAGTACAAGATCATCGACATCATGCTCAAAGGGCTTTTCAaggtgctgtgtgtgtgtgtgtgtgtgtgtgtgtgtgtgcgctgtaACATCACACACTCATCTGTgtgaaagctgaaaacaaacaaggccAGCAGGATCACAAAACAAAGACCTCGGAGTTATGTTTCCAGAAGGACAAGACGAGAATATTAAAGCTTTTGAGTTCAGTACGCTCAGCgatgtgtttgctttttatttgagaGCTCAAAGTGCCGATCATGGCTGTTACCCTGGAAGCTCTGGTTTTACATTGCGCCTCCAGTTCCCTGCAGACAGCTGTCTATAAGCTGCGAGCCACACAAGGACATCCAGCGCAGGCAACCTTCAGAGGCCGAGGAACGGTGTCAGCACTTCTGTGTTTGACACAAAGTGCTTCGCTGTGAGCCCAGCAGATATCTGTGGGTGTGAAGTGTGTGAAACATGACGGGGACGACTAGCTCCGAGCAGCACTGATGTCGCTAACGTgattgtggtttttgtttttttttgtttttccagtctcGGTCACCAACATTCAAACAGAGTTTAAGAAAAGTGTCTGAATACGAAGCTCtgttcttaatttttttctttccctgaaGGTGTTGGAAGACTCGAGACAAGTCTTGGTGACGGCCAACATGCAGCCCAATGACCCCTTCCCCATGGATGACAAGATTAAAGAAGGTCTGACTCACTTTTCCTCCTCAGGTCTCGTTTTGatgcctttttatttacaaactagGGTCCCCTTAATAATCTGCCCTAGTCCTCACaatttaaatctaacctcaagcgtacaaaacccaaacagcagATTCCATCTTgtcattatttgttaaataaaatgaagccaaaatggaaaagatgTGTGTGGGAAAAACTAAATCCACCctcagcagcttgtagaacctcctaaCTCTCAGTTGTTGCTTTCTGTGTGACTTCATCAGTCTCCCACATGGCTTTCATAGAGGTGATCACTGATGATCAGATAATCAGCAGCTTCTGGCTGAAACTGAACCTCTTACATCCTACGGAAGCAGCAAGAGtggatttagtttttcattGAAATCATTTCTCTTTTGGCattgcagctttgtagtttccCAAAGTGGTACTAAAATAttacttcttacatatataaggtgctccggattataaggcacactgtcgttgtttgagaaaactgaaggcttttaagtgcttCTCATAGAccggaaaataaataaataacaactctgtggaatctgttgtgtgtttttgtacacttaagGTTATGTCTGAATACTTTTAGAAGCTGGTAAAGCCcagattgtttttaatgtcctgatacataaaacctcAGACCTGAAATACGgtggtctttttttcctctttaatgtCTCTCTGAGCGTTTTTGCTCCTTTCTAACATCAGCGCTTTTTGCCTTAACATCTTAAATGTCATccgctgacctctgacctctcccTCTGCCGTTACCCGAGCTCTGTTGTGTTTCGCATCAACACAAATTCGGCGTGTCTAATAAACTTGCCTGGTTTTGTGCCGTCTTCCCAGCTTACTCCCACGTCGTGGAGAACACGGCGTTCTTCGGCGACGTGGCGCTGCGCTTCCCTCGTATCGTCCACCACTACTACGACCGCAACTCGGACTGGAGCGGCCTGCTGCGCTGGGGGCTGAACTTCTGTAACCAGACGGGCGTTTTCACAGGAGGAGCCCACCAGCACGTCCTCACGCTTGTAAGACCAGCCAGTCGCACATCCCGTCGCCTACCTGgcagtttggtttttaaaatggcGCTTC
It encodes:
- the LOC108236156 gene encoding coiled-coil domain-containing protein 134 isoform X1, yielding MSPLPVSFTCFSTRRSAAPVLTGAPLCCPLVTMWSVSAVILALAAASLGSADSDTQRPRHDSNLEIYKRLFETKRKDQLNALKNLVELNDINQQYKIIDIMLKGLFKVLEDSRQVLVTANMQPNDPFPMDDKIKEAYSHVVENTAFFGDVALRFPRIVHHYYDRNSDWSGLLRWGLNFCNQTGVFTGGAHQHVLTLMSQELGITEKSPDFINPYRTERDDVLHTAEAFQKILREEEKRRRKEEKRKEIRKGPRISRSRSEL
- the LOC108236156 gene encoding coiled-coil domain-containing protein 134 isoform X2, translating into MWSVSAVILALAAASLGSADSDTQRPRHDSNLEIYKRLFETKRKDQLNALKNLVELNDINQQYKIIDIMLKGLFKVLEDSRQVLVTANMQPNDPFPMDDKIKEAYSHVVENTAFFGDVALRFPRIVHHYYDRNSDWSGLLRWGLNFCNQTGVFTGGAHQHVLTLMSQELGITEKSPDFINPYRTERDDVLHTAEAFQKILREEEKRRRKEEKRKEIRKGPRISRSRSEL